A DNA window from Setaria viridis chromosome 2, Setaria_viridis_v4.0, whole genome shotgun sequence contains the following coding sequences:
- the LOC117844151 gene encoding uncharacterized protein gives MSMLQDVIHSLDVPAAASGSGSAALSLSTGGSLAVVDVEKAKQTTAPGATLGTIPHLVESTRRAVLSLPSDLEFQRVIDVFRSFQERSHQLEQECARLIEALRVQEVEAKSFAVERADHAVQQEKLESRYKSLNKKYQELKKQEAAARSQVIDWRNAHDQVADEAEHLWAALTEAQATCEHQRDRKMKNGVMLAMAMVAYRDHAQTLGRFRGELRELSGAAEDLVNAIAPVEEGAGPQSLVERLRATPGKVAGLCKTVCKQVLAVVKSYYSRADLAAAGDGVARNAQRKHMRSTSRRRSLLQPRCRSLSP, from the exons atgtcgatgcttcaagacgtgattcacTCGCTGGATGTTCCCGCTGCTGCATCGGGTTCGGGGAGCGCTGCTTTATCGTTatctactggcggatcgctggccgtagtagATGTTGAGAAAGCCAAACaaacgactgctccag gtgctactctgggtacgattcctcatcttgtggagagtactcGAAGGgcagtacttagcctgccttctgatttggagttccagagagtcatcgatgttttccggagcttccag gaaagaagccatcagctggagcaggaatgtgcccgactgataGAAGCTCTTCGGGTTCAGGAAGTCGaggcgaagtcctttgccgtggaacgcgcggatcacgcggttcaGCAGGAAAAActagagagccgctacaagtccttgaacaagaagtatcaag agctcaagaagcaggaggcggctgcaaggagccaagtcatcgattggagaaacgctcatgaccaagtggcagatgaagccgaacatctttgGGCCGCGCTTACGGAAGCACAGGCtacttgcgagcatcagcgggaccgaaagatgaagaatggcgtgatgcttgccatggctatggtggcatacagagatcatgcccagaccttggggagatttcggggcgaactccgagagctgtctggagcggccgaagacttggtgaatgccatagcccccgtggaggaaggcgcaggaccgcaatcgctagtcgagcgaCTGAGAGCTACCCCGGGTAAAGTAgcaggactttgcaagactgtttgcaaacaggttcttgcagttgtgaagtcctactactcgagggcagacttggcggcagctggagatggcgtggctcgcaatgcacagaggaagcatatgcgcagtacctcgaggaggcggagcctattgcagccaagatgtcggagtttgtctccctag
- the LOC117841995 gene encoding cytochrome P450 99A2, which yields MELSAATLIFLSLLSLPIVVTLLSRKLTPSSKKRRPPGPWNLPFIGSLHYFIKSHPQVALRNLAKRYGPVMFLRMGQIDTVVISSPVAVQEVLREKDIIFASRPTIVASEIFCYGNLDVGFAPYGAYWRTLRKLCTVELLSAKMVRQLAPVRDKETLSLIRNIQAAGQGGEPVNLGRLLLSCSSMITAKAAFGHACSSELREQFLSGIEVSMRFSGGFTFGDLFPSLRFIDVITGQRLRMWRAHRQLGAVFDKIIAECEGLQGDSLVSVLLRIRDEGELEFPIGTTNIKAILLDMFTGGTETTSSAAEWVMSELMRNPAVMAKAQIEVRRVFDNKNPQDHEGKMDELHYTKMVIKESMRLNPVLPLMIPHLCRETCDIGGFEVKEGTRVMVNTWAMARNPEYWQDAEKFKPERFEDGTIDYKGSRIEYLPFGMGRRRCPGDIFGLAALELIIARLLYYVDWSLPSGMQPDEIDMDMFVGATTRRKNQLHLVASPYREVSVQS from the exons ATGGAGCTAAGTGCAGCAACGCttatcttcctctccctcctgtcCCTGCCAATTGTTGTGACCTTGCTCAGCCGCAAACTAACGCCGAGCTCCAAGAAGAGGCGGCCTCCTGGCCCGTGGAATCTCCCCTTCATCGGAAGCCTCCACTACTTCATCAAGTCGCATCCGCAGGTCGCTCTCCGGAACCTGGCCAAAAGGTATGGCCCTGTGATGTTCCTCCGGATGGGCCAGATCGACACCGTCGTGATATCCTCGCCGGTAGCCGTGCAGGAGGTGCTCCGGGAAAAGGATATCATCTTTGCGTCTCGGCCAACCATTGTTGCCTCCGAGATCTTCTGCTATGGGAACCTCGATGTCGGCTTTGCGCCATACGGCGCATATTGGCGGACACTGCGCAAGCTCTGCACGGTGGAGCTCCTCAGTGCAAAGATGGTGCGGCAGCTTGCACCCGTCAGGGATAAAGAGACTTTGTCCCTCATTAGAAATATCCAAGCCGCTGGCCAAGGTGGCGAGCCAGTCAATCTCGGAAGGTTGCTCTTATCCTGCTCGAGCATGATCACGGCAAAGGCGGCATTCGGTCATGCTTGCAGCAGCGAGCTCCGCGAGCAGTTCCTGTCTGGGATTGAAGTGTCGATGAGGTTCAGTGGGGGCTTCACATTCGGGGACCTCTTCCCATCGCTGAGGTTCATTGACGTTATCACTGGGCAGAGGCTTAGGATGTGGCGAGCACACAGGCAGCTTGGCGCCGTCTTTGACAAGATCATAGCTGAATGTGAGGGACTGCAAGGTGATTCCCTTGTGAGCGTCCTCCTTCGAATCAGGGACGAGGGGGAGCTTGAATTCCCCATCGGCACAACAAACATCAAGGCAATTTTATTG GATATGTTCACTGGTGGGACAGAGACGACATCATCAGCTGCAGAGTGGGTCATGTCAGAGCTCATGAGGAACCCAGCGGTAATGGCTAAGGCACAGATCGAGGTGAGACGAGTATTCGACAATAAGAACCCACAAGACCATGAGGGCAAGATGGACGAGCTACACTACACTAAGATGGTGATCAAGGAGAGTATGAGGCTGAACCCAGTGCTGCCATTGATGATCCCCCATCTTTGTCGGGAGACATGTGACATTGGTGGGTTCGAAGTCAAGGAGGGCACCAGGGTCATGGTCAATACGTGGGCCATGGCAAGGAATCCCGAGTATTGGCAAGATGCGGAGAAGTTCAAGCCGGAGAGATTTGAGGATGGCACGATTGACTACAAAGGTTCCCGGATCGAGTATTTGCCATTTGGGATGGGTAGGAGAAGATGCCCCGGTGATATATTTGGGTTGGCTGCCCTGGAGCTCATTATTGCACGCCTTCTCTATTACGTCGACTGGAGCCTCCCAAGTGGAATGCAACCTGATGAAATTGACATGGACATGTTCGTTGGCGCAACGACAAGGAGAAAGAACCAGCTGCACCTAGTGGCATCACCTTATAGAGAGGTTTCCGTGCAAAGCTGA